A region from the Spirochaetaceae bacterium genome encodes:
- a CDS encoding cupin domain-containing protein, translating to MSITVSEHIKAVTVGEGVRRKILSYNNDMMLVEVSFEAGSIGAIHSHPHKQIAYVVSGQFEFTLNDDVTLISKGDSYLVEPNQPHGVKALTAGVLVDFFTPAREDFLA from the coding sequence ATGTCAATTACTGTAAGCGAGCATATTAAAGCTGTTACCGTTGGTGAAGGAGTAAGGCGCAAAATTTTAAGTTATAACAACGATATGATGTTGGTAGAGGTAAGTTTTGAGGCCGGCTCTATTGGGGCTATCCATAGCCACCCGCATAAACAAATAGCTTATGTGGTAAGCGGTCAATTTGAGTTTACCTTAAATGACGACGTTACCCTTATTAGCAAAGGTGATAGTTATTTGGTAGAACCCAACCAGCCGCATGGCGTAAAGGCTTTAACGGCCGGTGTTTTAGTTGATTTTTTTACGCCTGCCCGCGAAGATTTTTTAGCCTAA
- a CDS encoding histidine triad nucleotide-binding protein, translating to MTIFERILSGEIPATKVYEDENVIAINDINPQAAMHILVIPKQKAKWLPDLATWSDEDIGRCFKSAALAAKQLGLEALGYRVIINSGEGGGQTVDYLHMHILAGNLKEFG from the coding sequence ATGACCATTTTTGAACGTATATTAAGCGGCGAAATACCGGCCACCAAAGTTTATGAAGACGAGAACGTTATAGCCATCAACGATATTAACCCGCAAGCTGCCATGCATATTTTAGTAATACCTAAACAAAAAGCCAAATGGCTGCCCGATTTAGCCACTTGGAGCGATGAAGACATTGGCCGCTGCTTTAAAAGTGCCGCTTTAGCGGCTAAACAGCTGGGACTAGAAGCGTTAGGCTACCGTGTAATTATTAATAGCGGTGAAGGCGGCGGCCAAACGGTAGATTATTTGCACATGCATATTTTAGCGGGTAATTTAAAAGAATTTGGCTAA
- a CDS encoding ABC transporter substrate-binding protein, giving the protein MKKIVLLFTLLFVVLSCNNNSNIVTFVVADAGPFVFNLQGDMALYEGLARFDTAGNIVPAIAKSWQINEDNTAVTFNLRPNITFSDGRPINMQAIIANFLQPITTDSYTTIIFNNILSFEILNDLTFRVNFKSPQFFIEDILPFLFILPMHVIQQHGDSWALPAKQVSSGPFILQSQRGNQMVMLANPHYWDRENVFIDRLIVLSIPDNPADTNYSLFNAFYTGRADWVATGPHIPRTISAQAFANRHTQIAPVLNTYFVAINHHGPLSDVRLRQALALAINRNNLSHILHGSRPIVQGIVPLAIPGYQHLGTWATANLFDPILARELLAEAGFAGGEGLTLTLMRLNAGGVPPIGDTLAESWRNELSIDVNIIDISPYQYLEEQINNGHLLIANYSFHIPDPLLFLSGYHSHFNIFGYSNLNFDNLLELAGFASTLEEYMALARLAEEILIVQDQALIPLFDIPTRAHLINLEKWDGWQANQRGSRTINTWVGIRPIN; this is encoded by the coding sequence ATGAAAAAAATAGTTTTATTATTCACTTTATTATTTGTGGTTTTGTCCTGCAATAATAACTCTAACATAGTTACCTTTGTGGTGGCCGATGCAGGTCCTTTTGTCTTTAATTTACAGGGCGATATGGCCCTATACGAAGGGTTAGCCCGTTTTGATACGGCGGGTAACATTGTTCCTGCCATAGCTAAAAGCTGGCAAATTAATGAAGATAACACGGCTGTAACCTTTAACCTGCGCCCCAACATCACCTTTAGTGATGGCCGGCCCATCAATATGCAAGCTATTATCGCTAATTTTTTACAGCCAATAACAACGGATAGTTATACCACTATTATCTTTAATAACATTTTAAGCTTTGAAATTCTTAACGATTTAACCTTTCGTGTTAATTTTAAATCTCCCCAGTTTTTTATAGAAGATATACTTCCTTTCCTTTTTATCTTGCCTATGCACGTTATTCAGCAGCACGGCGATAGCTGGGCGCTTCCTGCTAAACAGGTGAGCAGCGGCCCTTTTATCTTGCAAAGCCAAAGGGGTAACCAAATGGTTATGCTGGCCAACCCCCATTATTGGGATAGGGAGAATGTCTTTATAGACCGTTTAATAGTCCTTTCTATCCCCGATAACCCTGCCGATACCAACTATAGCCTTTTTAATGCCTTTTATACAGGCAGAGCCGATTGGGTAGCAACAGGGCCGCATATACCGCGCACCATTTCGGCCCAAGCCTTTGCTAACCGCCACACACAGATTGCCCCCGTTTTAAATACCTATTTTGTAGCCATTAACCATCATGGGCCGTTAAGTGATGTACGTTTACGGCAAGCCTTAGCTTTAGCCATTAACCGTAACAATTTAAGCCATATATTACATGGCTCTCGGCCTATTGTGCAGGGAATTGTGCCTCTGGCAATACCCGGCTATCAGCACTTAGGGACTTGGGCAACGGCAAATCTCTTTGACCCTATTTTAGCCAGAGAGCTATTGGCCGAAGCCGGCTTTGCCGGCGGTGAAGGGCTAACCCTTACCTTAATGAGGTTAAATGCCGGCGGCGTGCCGCCGATTGGCGATACCCTGGCCGAAAGCTGGCGCAATGAATTGAGCATTGATGTAAACATTATTGATATATCACCTTATCAATACCTAGAAGAACAAATCAACAATGGCCACCTTCTTATAGCTAATTATTCCTTTCATATTCCAGACCCATTACTTTTTTTGTCGGGCTACCATAGTCATTTTAATATCTTTGGTTATAGTAACCTTAACTTTGATAACTTATTAGAGCTGGCCGGCTTTGCCTCTACCTTAGAAGAATATATGGCCTTAGCAAGATTAGCCGAAGAAATACTTATTGTGCAAGACCAAGCCTTAATCCCACTCTTTGATATACCTACCCGGGCACATTTAATTAACCTTGAAAAATGGGACGGCTGGCAGGCCAACCAGCGCGGCTCCAGAACCATTAACACTTGGGTGGGGATACGGCCCATTAATTGA
- a CDS encoding metalloregulator ArsR/SmtB family transcription factor encodes MEENAKKLADMLKILANENRLLILCALIEGAKTVSQIGDYVPKISQSALSQHLNLLKVAGILGSQKEGLNVTYSLADLRVTEVIGVLKQYYCPSEQ; translated from the coding sequence ATGGAAGAAAACGCAAAAAAGCTGGCCGATATGCTTAAAATTTTGGCCAATGAAAACCGTTTACTTATTCTTTGCGCCCTGATAGAGGGCGCAAAGACGGTAAGCCAAATTGGTGATTATGTACCTAAAATTTCGCAAAGCGCTTTGTCGCAACATCTTAATTTACTTAAAGTCGCCGGTATCCTTGGCTCGCAAAAAGAGGGACTTAATGTAACTTATTCGCTGGCCGATTTACGCGTAACGGAGGTTATTGGTGTTTTAAAGCAATATTATTGTCCTAGCGAACAGTAA
- a CDS encoding GNAT family N-acetyltransferase — MDKFTNPLQGERLYLRAYKEEDTQPAYKLINDYSSIRTARVLPTFPTSLQEEKDFVGEAMKKSGPTFDFAIVRNEDDVYMGGCSVQKFDEIARIANIGIFLGKPYQRLGYGYEALSLLIRFIFNELNIRKIKLFVFSFNEAGIALYKKLGFKEEGVLKEELYREGRYHDSIVMGLFRRDWVKN; from the coding sequence ATGGATAAATTTACCAACCCCCTACAAGGTGAAAGGCTTTACCTGCGCGCCTACAAAGAAGAAGATACCCAGCCGGCTTATAAGCTCATTAACGATTACAGCAGCATACGCACAGCAAGGGTATTACCAACTTTCCCTACTAGTCTGCAAGAAGAAAAAGATTTTGTAGGGGAGGCGATGAAAAAGAGCGGCCCTACCTTCGATTTTGCCATTGTGCGTAATGAAGATGATGTTTATATGGGCGGTTGCAGCGTTCAAAAATTTGACGAAATTGCCCGCATTGCCAATATTGGCATTTTTTTAGGTAAACCTTATCAAAGACTAGGTTATGGCTACGAGGCCTTAAGCTTGCTTATTCGTTTTATCTTTAATGAGTTAAACATACGTAAAATAAAATTGTTTGTTTTTAGCTTTAATGAGGCCGGCATAGCTTTATATAAAAAATTAGGCTTTAAAGAAGAAGGGGTGCTCAAAGAGGAACTTTACCGTGAGGGCCGGTATCACGATAGTATAGTTATGGGTTTATTTAGAAGAGACTGGGTAAAAAATTGA
- a CDS encoding flagellin: MIINHNLSAMSANRNSKVNQGNLTHTMNRMASGLRITRAGDDAAGLAISEKMRAQIRGLTQASRNAADGVSFIQTTEGFLQATTDALQRMRELAVQAANGINSAEDRIMIQVEISQLVAEVDRIANHAQFNGMNMLTGDFSTDSGMNIPAASMWLHIGANMDQRTRIYIGTMTAEALGLSDIGTSQILTVETPDQANSAIGILDLALNKVNKQRADLGAYQNRMEMAIRSIDIGAENLQASESRIRDLDMASESVRLATNQVLGQAAVAMLAQANAQAQSVLQLLG; the protein is encoded by the coding sequence ATGATTATTAACCACAACTTAAGCGCTATGTCGGCTAACCGCAACTCTAAAGTTAATCAAGGCAACCTTACCCATACCATGAACCGTATGGCCAGCGGCCTGCGTATTACCCGCGCCGGCGACGATGCTGCCGGACTAGCTATTTCGGAAAAAATGCGCGCTCAAATTAGGGGTTTAACCCAAGCTTCGCGTAACGCTGCCGATGGTGTTTCGTTTATCCAAACCACCGAAGGTTTTTTACAAGCCACTACCGATGCCCTGCAACGTATGCGCGAGCTAGCCGTACAGGCCGCTAACGGTATTAACAGCGCCGAAGACCGTATCATGATTCAGGTAGAAATTAGCCAGTTGGTAGCCGAAGTAGACCGCATTGCTAATCACGCTCAATTTAACGGCATGAATATGCTTACCGGTGATTTTTCTACCGACAGCGGTATGAACATTCCGGCCGCCAGTATGTGGCTGCACATTGGCGCCAATATGGACCAACGTACCCGCATTTATATTGGCACTATGACCGCCGAAGCCTTAGGCTTAAGCGATATTGGCACCAGCCAAATTTTAACGGTAGAAACACCCGATCAAGCTAACTCGGCTATTGGTATCCTAGACCTTGCTTTAAACAAAGTGAATAAGCAACGCGCCGATTTAGGTGCTTACCAAAACCGTATGGAAATGGCTATTAGAAGCATTGATATTGGGGCCGAAAACCTTCAAGCCAGCGAAAGCCGTATCCGCGACTTAGATATGGCCAGCGAATCGGTAAGACTTGCTACCAACCAAGTATTAGGCCAAGCTGCCGTTGCTATGCTTGCTCAGGCTAATGCTCAGGCTCAAAGTGTTTTACAGTTATTAGGCTAA
- a CDS encoding GtrA family protein — MINIKNNLLYQRYRSLILYIMIGISGLIIDYAGFVILYNILNINMQIAQIIAAHLGFISNFILNAFINFKATNRLGLRALSYYLTSWAGIGIRALSLFIFVTLLSFNTNAVQFLTMGAVVAGQFTFNKYITFRKAKIKE, encoded by the coding sequence ATGATAAATATTAAAAATAATTTATTATACCAAAGATACCGCTCATTAATTTTATATATTATGATTGGTATAAGCGGCCTTATTATAGATTATGCCGGTTTTGTTATTTTATACAACATTTTAAATATAAATATGCAAATTGCCCAAATTATAGCGGCTCATTTGGGTTTTATCAGTAACTTTATTTTAAATGCCTTTATTAACTTTAAGGCTACCAATAGGCTTGGCCTGCGGGCTTTAAGTTACTACCTTACCTCGTGGGCGGGGATAGGGATAAGGGCTTTATCCCTGTTTATTTTTGTTACCTTGCTAAGTTTTAACACCAACGCAGTGCAGTTTTTAACGATGGGTGCGGTAGTCGCCGGGCAGTTTACCTTTAATAAATATATAACTTTTAGGAAGGCAAAAATTAAGGAATAA
- a CDS encoding 4Fe-4S binding protein, whose amino-acid sequence MYEAKMKRDIILINEDLCTGCGFCASSCHEGALTIIDGKARLIGDLLCDGLGACLAACPTYALTIERREAEPYNEAKVMATLVTKGEAVIKAHLLHLLDHKQTQFYNEGIQYLKDNGLAIPAGFTEKIVAVPQVSQLQSAETSVSHLKQWPIQLHLVSPLAPHFKGSHLLLAADCVPFAYPNFHSKFLADKTLAIACPKLDDSEGYLEKLVAFINEAGVTAITVLTMEVPCCGGLWYLAQEAVTAAGLKVELKRKIINLDGTLRE is encoded by the coding sequence ATGTACGAGGCAAAAATGAAACGCGATATTATCCTTATTAACGAAGATTTATGCACCGGCTGCGGTTTTTGTGCCAGCAGCTGCCACGAAGGGGCTTTAACCATTATTGATGGTAAAGCCCGCTTAATTGGCGATTTACTTTGTGATGGCTTAGGGGCTTGTCTGGCCGCTTGCCCAACTTATGCCTTAACTATTGAGCGGCGCGAAGCCGAACCTTACAATGAGGCTAAAGTAATGGCCACCTTAGTTACCAAAGGTGAGGCCGTTATTAAAGCCCACCTGCTTCATTTGCTAGACCATAAACAAACACAGTTTTACAACGAAGGTATTCAATATTTAAAGGATAACGGGTTGGCAATCCCTGCCGGCTTTACGGAAAAAATTGTCGCCGTCCCGCAAGTGAGCCAGCTTCAATCGGCCGAAACTAGCGTAAGCCATTTAAAACAGTGGCCTATCCAGCTGCATTTGGTATCGCCTTTAGCCCCTCACTTTAAAGGCAGCCATTTACTGCTGGCTGCCGATTGTGTACCTTTCGCTTATCCTAACTTTCATAGTAAGTTTTTAGCAGATAAAACTTTAGCTATTGCTTGCCCTAAACTTGATGACAGCGAAGGTTACCTTGAAAAGCTGGTAGCTTTTATTAACGAAGCAGGTGTTACCGCCATAACGGTATTAACGATGGAAGTCCCTTGCTGCGGCGGGTTATGGTATTTAGCCCAAGAGGCCGTTACCGCCGCCGGCCTTAAGGTAGAGCTAAAGCGCAAAATTATTAATCTTGACGGTACCTTAAGGGAGTAG
- a CDS encoding peptidylprolyl isomerase, translating to MKAGRERVISFNFLIRDSLGNELESSDGSPSSYIQGIGAALPAIEQALDGQEAGFKTELKLSAAEAFGDYNEDYIITVPLSEFESEDIAVGMEFTADEDSDEDLIWRISKITDSEVTLDANHPYAGKALNFFIELTEVREATAEEIEQGAVIN from the coding sequence ATGAAAGCAGGGCGTGAAAGAGTAATAAGTTTTAACTTTTTAATAAGAGATAGTTTAGGCAACGAGCTGGAGAGCAGTGATGGCAGCCCCAGCAGTTATATACAAGGGATAGGAGCCGCCCTACCGGCTATCGAGCAGGCGTTAGACGGCCAAGAGGCCGGCTTTAAAACCGAGCTTAAACTTAGCGCCGCCGAAGCTTTTGGCGACTACAACGAAGATTATATTATAACTGTGCCCCTTAGCGAGTTTGAAAGCGAAGATATAGCGGTAGGTATGGAGTTTACTGCCGATGAAGATAGTGATGAAGATTTAATCTGGCGTATCAGTAAAATTACCGACAGTGAGGTTACCTTAGATGCCAACCACCCTTATGCCGGTAAAGCCCTTAATTTTTTTATCGAGCTCACAGAGGTACGCGAAGCGACCGCCGAGGAAATTGAACAAGGCGCCGTTATTAATTAA
- a CDS encoding ABC transporter permease encodes MNKPLLFIALRYFKPKYKQKDKAGSCLAIIGMAIGIMSLIATLAVMNGLQQGFISAMLEIGSSHIVIRSRGFLSNEQLNELRALPAVRSVVAEAELQTLIRSSFNDHQIVSVKANSQEIFDDTEFFNRLNITAGYFPTQEGTILLGSELAFSLGVGLNDDVYLLTLPAGSLTAHEQPLTVVGIFQSNFFAYDSTLAFISLEEGLANFIAVNEIYYRLKIINPYRDRPLVASLIAQGYEAESWREYNRAFFAALRLEKNVMFLLLSLIFVVVAVNIFQLRRREIEEKAEQIAILRALGLNAHQIKTIFILQGLFIGLVAVIFGLIAGLLVSYNVNFILHLIETVINRLLFMAGRTGVALLSGDGFYLNGIPTQIMAGDVIIIISIALSNCLLAAYLAAREASRLKPLEALRRG; translated from the coding sequence TTGAATAAGCCGCTCTTATTTATCGCCCTGCGGTATTTTAAGCCTAAATACAAACAAAAAGATAAAGCCGGCAGCTGTTTGGCTATTATCGGTATGGCCATCGGTATTATGAGCCTCATCGCCACTTTAGCGGTGATGAACGGCCTTCAGCAAGGTTTTATTAGCGCCATGCTGGAGATTGGCAGCTCGCACATTGTGATACGTAGTAGGGGTTTTTTGAGTAATGAGCAGCTTAACGAGCTTAGGGCTCTACCGGCCGTACGTTCGGTGGTGGCGGAAGCCGAGCTGCAAACCCTTATCAGGTCGAGCTTTAACGACCATCAAATTGTGAGTGTTAAAGCTAATAGTCAAGAAATTTTTGATGATACCGAATTTTTTAACAGGTTAAATATAACAGCAGGTTACTTCCCCACGCAAGAGGGGACTATCCTTTTAGGCAGCGAACTGGCCTTTAGTTTAGGGGTTGGCCTTAACGATGATGTTTATTTATTAACACTCCCTGCCGGCAGTCTTACAGCCCACGAGCAGCCGCTTACGGTAGTAGGTATCTTTCAGAGTAATTTTTTTGCCTACGACAGTACGTTGGCTTTTATCAGCCTAGAAGAAGGTTTGGCTAACTTTATAGCCGTTAACGAAATTTATTACCGCTTAAAAATAATAAATCCCTACCGTGACAGGCCTTTAGTGGCCAGCCTTATTGCGCAGGGTTATGAGGCCGAAAGTTGGCGTGAATACAACCGAGCCTTTTTTGCTGCCTTGCGGCTGGAAAAAAATGTAATGTTTTTATTGTTAAGTTTAATTTTTGTAGTGGTGGCCGTTAACATCTTTCAGTTACGGCGGCGTGAAATAGAGGAAAAGGCCGAGCAAATTGCCATCTTGCGTGCTCTTGGGCTTAATGCTCATCAAATTAAAACCATTTTTATTCTGCAAGGATTATTTATTGGTTTAGTGGCGGTAATTTTTGGCCTTATAGCCGGCCTTTTGGTTAGTTATAATGTAAATTTTATTTTACACCTTATCGAAACGGTGATAAACCGGCTGCTCTTTATGGCCGGCCGTACTGGGGTAGCTTTGCTAAGCGGCGATGGTTTTTACCTTAACGGTATACCTACGCAAATAATGGCCGGCGATGTAATTATTATTATTAGCATAGCTTTAAGTAATTGTTTGCTGGCAGCTTATTTGGCTGCGCGTGAGGCAAGCAGGTTAAAGCCATTAGAAGCGTTAAGAAGAGGATAA
- a CDS encoding AI-2E family transporter — MSKNNPQKIFFLILFSLLFLVVLRIFSPYVSALLWAGMFYLMISPIYNKIINKPFNFKHPFFKLNFWQKIKLKQRFFALLFTFASLFIVFIPLAVLVVEFSRQMIEQINNLIYFIEGDPRFASFDELELWLASFNLPFDISRLDIRGFILSFLNNIPSHISNSVLAVGSGLGGFLLGFLFMMVSLYFYLSEGPNLLNLLIRAIPIERSYSQIFINRFAEAGKAILLGFFITALGQAIVAYIIFSVAGIRATLVLSALVFVISFIPMLGATAVWVPLAILQLIQTGNILGFLIFSGSCALFISSIDMFYKPWVLGNRVNIHPLLILFSLLGGIQLFGLNGIVLGPMLLTLFFASLEIFLKENPYNEDNNLLPGPSINPDKEQL, encoded by the coding sequence ATGAGTAAAAATAACCCGCAAAAAATTTTCTTTTTAATTTTATTTAGCTTATTATTTTTAGTGGTATTACGTATTTTTTCACCCTATGTATCGGCTTTATTGTGGGCCGGTATGTTTTATTTAATGATTAGCCCTATCTACAACAAAATTATTAATAAGCCTTTTAATTTTAAACACCCTTTTTTTAAGCTTAACTTTTGGCAAAAAATTAAGCTTAAGCAACGGTTTTTTGCTTTACTCTTTACCTTTGCTTCGCTCTTTATTGTTTTTATTCCGCTGGCCGTATTGGTGGTTGAGTTTTCGCGGCAAATGATAGAGCAAATAAATAATTTAATTTATTTTATCGAAGGCGACCCGCGTTTCGCCAGCTTTGACGAGCTGGAGCTTTGGCTGGCCTCGTTTAACTTACCTTTTGATATTAGCCGCCTCGATATTAGGGGTTTTATCTTATCGTTTTTGAATAATATCCCCAGCCATATCTCTAACTCGGTATTGGCGGTAGGCAGCGGCTTAGGCGGGTTTTTATTGGGGTTTTTATTTATGATGGTAAGCCTTTATTTTTACTTGTCCGAAGGGCCAAATTTATTAAATTTATTAATTAGGGCCATACCGATAGAACGCAGTTACTCGCAAATTTTTATTAACCGTTTTGCCGAAGCCGGTAAAGCCATTTTGCTGGGGTTTTTTATCACGGCGCTTGGGCAAGCTATCGTGGCTTATATTATTTTTTCGGTCGCCGGGATTAGGGCTACGTTAGTTTTAAGCGCTTTAGTTTTTGTTATTAGTTTTATCCCTATGCTGGGGGCTACCGCCGTTTGGGTGCCTTTGGCCATTTTGCAGCTTATACAAACCGGCAATATTTTAGGATTTTTAATTTTTTCGGGCAGCTGCGCTTTATTTATTAGCAGTATCGATATGTTTTATAAACCGTGGGTATTAGGCAACCGTGTTAATATTCACCCTTTACTCATTTTATTTTCGCTGCTGGGTGGTATCCAGCTGTTTGGCCTTAATGGTATCGTGCTGGGGCCAATGCTGCTCACCCTGTTTTTTGCCAGCCTTGAGATATTTTTAAAAGAAAACCCCTATAACGAAGATAATAACCTTTTACCGGGACCTTCTATTAACCCAGATAAGGAGCAGCTATGA
- a CDS encoding DNA topoisomerase IV subunit A, with amino-acid sequence MAYVKQIFDKNFLEYASYVIKDRAIPDIEDGLKPVQRRILYTLYRMDDGTMHKVAAAVGQTMFLHPHGDASINEALVNLANKDIFMQKQGNFGNIATGDPAAAARYIECALLPFAKNLFFKDEITEFVPSYDGKMKEPVTLPVKIPLVLMIGAEGIAVGMSTKILPHNFIEVLKAVRCALKGEEFTLYPDFPLGGLVDPAGYNDGLGKVIVRAKLDLSDNKRIVIRELPFGVTVETMIKSIEEAAKKNKIKIAGIGDFTAENVEIAIDLPRGVYAADVEEALYAFTHCEVSISVNCLVIKDRKPEVIPVSNIIHYHAERLVSLLKLELELEKSELLAKVRNRTLDRIFIEERIYKQIEEQKSAAAIEKAIVAGFEPYVGKEFEGELSKEDIDRLLQIPIRRISLFDIEKNRKELTAMLKRVKEIDKLLANLTAYASDYLTNLIEEHKESFPRRAGIASFKKVDVREAAQRNLKLRFDKESGYLGYNVSGGELIAEVSSYDRVLVMRADTSYQVLEVPEKSFVGKDPITITLADKEELEKTIYNIVYKNDETGFPYIKRFKITTYLTGKIYTHILPEGCSLLAFGKGNDLVIIPQFAQKQLLKEEKYAVKDYLVKGVTAGGVRLKAKEAVGAKFING; translated from the coding sequence ATGGCTTATGTAAAACAGATATTTGACAAAAACTTTTTAGAGTACGCAAGTTACGTTATTAAAGATAGAGCAATCCCCGATATAGAAGACGGCCTTAAACCGGTGCAACGCCGTATTTTATACACCCTTTACCGCATGGACGACGGCACCATGCACAAGGTGGCGGCGGCGGTGGGGCAAACCATGTTTTTGCACCCGCACGGCGATGCCAGTATTAATGAAGCCCTAGTAAATTTAGCTAATAAAGATATTTTCATGCAAAAGCAGGGCAACTTTGGGAACATTGCCACCGGCGACCCGGCGGCGGCAGCGCGTTACATTGAGTGCGCCTTGTTACCCTTTGCTAAAAATTTGTTCTTTAAGGACGAAATTACCGAGTTTGTGCCCAGTTACGATGGCAAAATGAAAGAGCCGGTAACGCTGCCGGTAAAAATTCCGCTGGTATTAATGATTGGCGCAGAGGGTATTGCCGTAGGCATGAGCACCAAAATTTTGCCCCATAACTTTATTGAGGTGCTTAAAGCGGTGCGCTGTGCCTTAAAAGGTGAAGAGTTTACCCTTTACCCCGATTTTCCGCTGGGCGGACTGGTCGACCCAGCGGGCTATAACGATGGGCTGGGCAAGGTGATTGTGCGGGCCAAGCTGGATTTAAGTGATAATAAACGCATTGTAATCCGCGAGCTGCCCTTTGGCGTTACCGTAGAGACAATGATTAAAAGCATTGAAGAGGCCGCTAAAAAGAACAAAATTAAAATAGCCGGCATTGGCGACTTTACCGCCGAAAATGTCGAAATTGCCATCGATTTACCGCGCGGCGTTTATGCCGCCGATGTGGAAGAGGCCCTGTACGCCTTTACTCACTGCGAGGTAAGTATAAGTGTAAATTGTTTAGTAATTAAAGATAGAAAGCCCGAAGTGATTCCGGTAAGTAACATTATTCATTACCACGCCGAAAGGCTGGTAAGCCTGTTAAAGCTGGAGCTGGAGCTGGAGAAAAGCGAACTGCTGGCTAAAGTACGTAACCGTACGCTGGACCGCATTTTTATAGAAGAGCGCATTTATAAACAGATAGAGGAACAGAAAAGCGCTGCCGCCATCGAAAAGGCGATAGTAGCCGGCTTTGAGCCTTATGTGGGCAAAGAGTTTGAGGGCGAACTTAGCAAAGAAGATATTGACAGGCTTTTGCAAATTCCTATCCGCCGGATTAGTTTATTTGATATTGAAAAAAACCGTAAAGAACTCACCGCTATGTTAAAGCGAGTGAAAGAGATAGACAAGCTGTTAGCTAACCTCACCGCTTATGCGAGTGATTACTTAACTAACCTGATTGAAGAACATAAAGAAAGTTTCCCGCGCCGTGCCGGCATAGCCAGTTTTAAAAAGGTTGATGTGCGTGAGGCTGCCCAACGCAATTTAAAGCTGCGTTTTGATAAAGAAAGCGGTTACTTAGGTTACAATGTGAGCGGCGGCGAACTGATTGCGGAGGTATCCAGCTACGACCGTGTGCTCGTTATGCGTGCCGATACCAGTTACCAAGTACTTGAGGTGCCGGAAAAAAGTTTTGTGGGGAAAGACCCTATTACCATCACTTTAGCCGACAAAGAAGAATTAGAAAAAACCATTTATAACATTGTTTATAAAAATGATGAAACCGGCTTCCCCTACATAAAACGTTTTAAAATAACGACTTACTTAACCGGCAAAATTTATACGCATATCTTGCCGGAAGGTTGCAGCCTGCTGGCCTTTGGCAAAGGCAACGATTTAGTCATTATCCCGCAATTTGCCCAAAAACAACTCCTCAAAGAAGAAAAGTACGCCGTAAAAGATTATTTGGTTAAAGGCGTAACGGCCGGCGGAGTAAGGCTTAAGGCGAAAGAGGCGGTGGGCGCTAAATTTATTAATGGATAA